Proteins encoded by one window of Acuticoccus sp. MNP-M23:
- a CDS encoding amidase family protein, producing the protein MVLTGAGSDDAFLPGPRCERPATGHGRLNGLRLAVKDLFDIEGEVTGAGVPDWAAAEAPAAADAAVVRLLREAGARVVGKTITDELAYSLEGENPHYGTPLNPRDPAALPGGSSSGSASAVAGGHADIALGTDTGGSVRVPAAFCGIFGIRPSHGATSFEGMTPFAPSYDTVGWSAQDAAMLEAVGDVLLAQAQPATDWRFRLAHDALALCEPDAALGALTVARATGAEAVDVIGDDYQQSTLAYAAVQNADIRTALGPRLKARQPYLGPAAQARFDSALFADPAEVPPARRYRNAARKRFLALVPEGVALIMPTVPVSRLPRDGREGLLESFYARALALNAVAGHAGAPQVHLPRFGPAGVSLLARPGSDRALLTLAHRLAYVGV; encoded by the coding sequence ATGGTCCTCACGGGCGCGGGCTCGGACGATGCCTTCCTGCCGGGGCCGCGGTGTGAGCGGCCGGCGACAGGGCATGGCCGGCTCAATGGCCTGCGCCTGGCGGTCAAGGATCTGTTCGATATCGAGGGCGAGGTGACCGGGGCGGGGGTGCCGGACTGGGCCGCGGCGGAGGCGCCTGCGGCGGCGGATGCCGCGGTGGTGCGGCTCCTGCGCGAAGCCGGCGCTCGGGTGGTCGGCAAGACGATCACCGACGAGCTCGCCTACAGCCTCGAAGGCGAGAACCCGCACTACGGCACCCCGCTTAACCCGCGCGACCCCGCAGCACTGCCGGGCGGTTCGTCGTCCGGCTCGGCCTCTGCGGTCGCAGGTGGTCACGCCGACATCGCGCTTGGTACCGACACCGGCGGCTCGGTGCGCGTTCCAGCAGCGTTCTGCGGCATTTTCGGCATTCGTCCAAGCCATGGCGCGACCTCCTTCGAGGGGATGACGCCATTTGCACCGTCCTATGACACCGTTGGCTGGTCCGCGCAGGACGCAGCGATGCTGGAGGCGGTCGGCGACGTCCTCCTTGCCCAAGCACAGCCGGCCACCGACTGGCGCTTCCGTCTTGCGCACGATGCCTTGGCGCTCTGCGAGCCGGACGCGGCGCTCGGCGCCCTGACAGTTGCCCGCGCGACGGGGGCGGAGGCGGTGGACGTGATCGGCGACGACTATCAGCAAAGCACCCTCGCCTATGCCGCTGTCCAGAACGCCGATATCCGCACGGCGCTCGGCCCGAGACTGAAGGCGCGGCAGCCGTACCTTGGCCCCGCCGCGCAGGCGCGGTTCGACAGTGCGCTGTTCGCCGATCCCGCTGAGGTCCCGCCAGCGAGGCGCTACCGCAATGCGGCGCGCAAACGGTTTCTCGCTCTCGTGCCGGAAGGCGTTGCGCTCATCATGCCGACTGTGCCCGTCAGCCGCCTGCCGCGTGACGGCCGCGAGGGGCTTCTGGAGAGCTTCTATGCAAGGGCGCTTGCGCTGAACGCGGTTGCCGGCCATGCGGGTGCGCCGCAGGTCCATCTCCCCCGTTTTGGGCCGGCCGGTGTCTCACTGCTCGCGCGGCCCGGTAGCGACCGCGCGCTCCTCACCCTCGCGCATCGATTGGCGTATGTTGGCGTTTGA
- a CDS encoding oleate hydratase gives MTHGANAVLDGPSTAPIGFEHEPDATAGYWSHRAKNTLPPPDFIGPYARHRPLPTPGVEDRKAWIIGGGIGGLAAAFYLIRDGHMPPANITILEEMEIEGGSMDGSGNPEDGYLIRGGREMNWNYDTLWDMFQDVPAVELPEGYSVLDEYRLLNDNDPNYSKARLMRNQGEIVDFTDMGLTRSHQWEMIRLMLKRKEDLDDLTIEEYLSEGFLSSNFWALFRSMFAFKNCHSLLETKLYMHRFLDAVDGFGDLSALVFPKYNQYDTFIKPLADMLRQKGVRFQFGTRVRDLELSETGAQKTVTGIVSTVSGQPRRLEVGGTDLVFALTGSMTENTAYGDLDTVPQLTVGRHEPGEDSGWTLWQNLAKKSDVFGHPEKFYGDTDQSIWESATLTCKPSPLVDKLKTLSVNDPYSGRTVTGGIITFTDSNWLLSVTCNRQPHFPDQPEDTLVLWVYGLLMDQPGNHVGKILPECTGREILSELCYHLGIEDQIDDVVASTKVRTALMPYITAQFMKRAAGDRPRVVPEGCTNLGLIGQFVETRNDIIFTMEASIRTARIGVYKLLNIPKQAPDISPTQYDIRNLLRGARALNSGKPFPGERLLHRLLDQTYYAHILPPLPEPDTQRREAFEAEIDSLAAKGGAALKAVGSWISNVRKGFSSE, from the coding sequence ATGACCCATGGCGCAAACGCCGTCCTTGACGGCCCTTCCACTGCTCCGATTGGTTTCGAGCACGAGCCTGACGCTACGGCGGGCTATTGGAGCCACCGTGCCAAGAACACCTTGCCGCCACCCGATTTCATTGGCCCCTATGCCCGGCATCGCCCGCTCCCCACGCCCGGCGTGGAAGACCGGAAAGCCTGGATTATCGGTGGCGGTATTGGCGGGCTCGCCGCAGCATTTTACCTGATCCGGGACGGCCATATGCCGCCCGCCAATATCACCATCCTTGAAGAGATGGAGATTGAGGGCGGGTCAATGGACGGCTCCGGCAACCCCGAAGACGGCTACCTTATCCGGGGCGGGCGGGAGATGAACTGGAACTATGACACCCTGTGGGACATGTTCCAGGATGTTCCAGCCGTGGAGCTGCCTGAAGGCTATTCGGTCCTGGATGAATACCGCCTGCTCAATGACAACGACCCCAACTATTCCAAGGCGCGCCTGATGCGCAATCAGGGTGAGATCGTCGATTTCACCGATATGGGGCTGACCAGATCCCATCAATGGGAAATGATCCGTCTGATGCTGAAGAGGAAGGAAGACCTCGATGATTTGACCATTGAGGAATACTTGTCCGAAGGCTTTCTGAGCAGCAATTTCTGGGCGCTGTTCCGCTCCATGTTCGCGTTCAAGAACTGTCACAGCCTTCTGGAAACCAAGCTGTACATGCACCGCTTCCTGGATGCCGTTGACGGCTTCGGGGATTTGTCTGCCCTCGTTTTCCCCAAATACAATCAATATGATACCTTTATCAAACCACTGGCGGACATGCTGCGCCAGAAAGGCGTGCGCTTTCAGTTCGGCACGCGCGTGCGGGATCTGGAGCTGAGCGAGACCGGCGCTCAGAAGACCGTGACCGGCATTGTCTCAACTGTCTCAGGTCAGCCCCGGCGACTGGAGGTTGGGGGCACCGATCTCGTCTTTGCGCTGACAGGTTCGATGACGGAGAACACGGCCTATGGCGATCTGGACACCGTGCCACAACTGACGGTCGGACGACACGAGCCCGGCGAAGACAGCGGCTGGACGCTCTGGCAAAACCTGGCGAAAAAGTCTGATGTCTTCGGCCATCCCGAGAAGTTCTATGGCGACACCGACCAGTCGATCTGGGAGTCCGCCACCCTGACCTGCAAACCCTCGCCGCTGGTCGACAAGCTCAAGACGCTTTCGGTCAATGACCCGTATTCGGGACGCACGGTGACTGGCGGCATCATTACATTCACGGATTCAAACTGGCTGCTGAGCGTGACGTGCAACCGGCAGCCCCATTTTCCCGATCAACCGGAAGACACGCTTGTCTTGTGGGTCTATGGCCTGCTGATGGACCAGCCGGGCAATCATGTCGGCAAGATCTTGCCGGAGTGCACGGGGCGGGAGATTTTGAGCGAACTCTGCTATCATCTGGGAATTGAAGACCAGATCGATGATGTGGTCGCGAGCACCAAGGTTCGTACCGCGCTGATGCCCTATATCACGGCGCAATTCATGAAACGCGCTGCCGGCGACCGCCCTCGGGTCGTGCCGGAAGGATGCACGAATCTGGGTCTGATCGGGCAATTCGTGGAAACCCGCAACGACATCATATTTACCATGGAGGCCTCTATCCGCACCGCCCGGATCGGCGTCTACAAATTGCTGAACATTCCCAAGCAGGCGCCCGATATCAGCCCGACCCAGTATGACATCCGCAATCTCCTCAGGGGCGCGCGCGCGCTGAATAGCGGCAAGCCGTTCCCGGGGGAGAGATTGCTGCACCGGCTGCTGGATCAGACCTATTACGCGCATATCCTGCCGCCCCTGCCGGAACCCGATACCCAGCGCCGTGAAGCCTTCGAGGCCGAAATCGATAGTCTGGCCGCCAAAGGCGGCGCCGCGCTGAAGGCCGTGGGGAGCTGGATCAGCAACGTCCGCAAAGGATTCTCGAGCGAATGA
- a CDS encoding TetR/AcrR family transcriptional regulator, translating to MTDAPRRLSRQEQQQRTRERLLDAAESLFAEGGVNATSLRTVCEKAGFSQGAFYSNFASKQDLLLSVLQRHIEREAVLLQALVKSASSDTLDHALEGFAEHLTAIAEQTQWSLLAIELQLQAQRDPDFAAQCAHARNASYDALASVLDTLKTRFKLSYQLTTRQLAISLYALWSGLVLFRAGDDATSRAEILLSYFRGLIASPKPLKG from the coding sequence ATGACAGATGCCCCCCGTCGATTGTCGCGGCAGGAACAGCAACAGCGCACGCGCGAGCGCCTTCTGGATGCGGCCGAAAGCCTGTTCGCCGAAGGCGGGGTCAATGCGACCTCGCTTCGGACCGTGTGCGAGAAGGCGGGGTTCTCCCAGGGTGCTTTCTATTCCAACTTCGCAAGCAAACAGGACCTTTTGCTCTCGGTTCTCCAACGTCATATCGAACGGGAAGCGGTCCTGCTGCAGGCTCTGGTGAAATCCGCGTCGAGCGATACGCTCGATCACGCTCTGGAAGGGTTTGCAGAGCACCTCACGGCGATTGCGGAGCAAACGCAATGGTCCTTGTTGGCGATCGAACTGCAATTACAGGCGCAGCGTGACCCCGATTTCGCCGCGCAGTGCGCGCACGCGCGCAATGCCAGCTATGACGCTCTGGCCTCGGTTCTGGACACGCTGAAAACGCGCTTCAAGCTCAGCTATCAGCTTACAACACGGCAGCTTGCGATCAGCCTTTACGCCCTATGGTCCGGGCTCGTTCTGTTTCGCGCGGGAGATGATGCGACATCTCGTGCGGAAATACTTCTGTCCTATTTCAGAGGACTGATTGCGTCACCCAAACCTTTGAAGGGTTGA
- a CDS encoding arylsulfatase: protein MWEDFFRFFICSIIALGCTAGAFENAAAQHTSQQNQRPNILVIWGDDIRQTNLSTYSFGLMGYETPNIDRIANDGIKFTDYYAEQSCTAGRSTFITGQSTLRTGLSKVGLPGADLGLREDDVTIASALKDLGYATGQFGKNHLGDKDEFLPVNHGFDEFFGNLYHLNAEEEPENRNYPTDPSFREQFGPRGVIRASADGEIEDTGPLTRERMETVDEETSAAAIEFMQRQVAEDTPFFVWMNATRMHFRTHVKEENRSEPGLTALTEYADGMIEHDAMVGSILDAVDELGIADNTIVMYSTDNGPHQNSWPDAGTTPFRSEKNTNWEGAFRVPAALRWPGHIEPGTVKTGMFSGLDWFPTLLAAAGDADIKERLLEGATVDGKEYKVHLDGYNQLPYLTGETDESARNEFFYFNDDGVIVGLRYENWKFVFQEQRETGTLNIWAEPFTPLRVPKIFDLRSDPYERADRTSNTYYDWVLDHAFLLVPAQAEVARFFSTFEEYPPSQRAASFSVDQIQEQLENTLSGMVQ, encoded by the coding sequence TTGTGGGAGGATTTTTTTAGATTTTTCATATGCAGCATAATCGCACTCGGTTGCACTGCCGGTGCCTTTGAAAATGCTGCGGCCCAACACACGTCCCAACAAAATCAAAGGCCGAACATTCTCGTCATCTGGGGCGATGACATCAGGCAGACCAACCTGTCGACATACAGCTTTGGTCTGATGGGTTACGAAACGCCGAACATTGATCGCATCGCCAACGACGGCATCAAGTTCACCGACTATTACGCGGAGCAGAGCTGCACGGCTGGGCGGTCGACCTTCATCACCGGCCAGTCGACGCTGCGCACCGGCCTGTCCAAAGTGGGTCTGCCCGGCGCCGATCTTGGTCTGCGCGAAGACGATGTCACCATTGCTTCCGCGCTCAAGGATCTTGGCTACGCTACGGGCCAGTTCGGCAAGAATCACCTTGGCGACAAGGATGAATTTCTGCCGGTCAACCACGGCTTCGATGAGTTTTTCGGCAACCTCTACCACCTCAATGCAGAAGAAGAGCCGGAGAACCGCAACTACCCGACCGACCCGAGCTTCCGCGAGCAGTTCGGCCCGCGCGGCGTGATCCGTGCCTCCGCAGACGGCGAGATCGAGGACACGGGTCCCCTGACCCGTGAGCGGATGGAGACGGTCGACGAGGAAACTTCGGCGGCCGCCATCGAGTTCATGCAGCGCCAGGTCGCCGAGGACACGCCGTTTTTCGTCTGGATGAACGCCACGCGAATGCACTTCCGAACCCACGTCAAGGAAGAAAATCGCAGCGAACCCGGGCTGACCGCGCTGACCGAGTATGCCGACGGCATGATCGAGCATGACGCGATGGTCGGGTCGATCCTCGACGCAGTCGATGAGCTTGGCATCGCGGACAACACCATCGTGATGTACTCAACTGACAACGGGCCGCACCAGAACTCCTGGCCCGACGCCGGCACGACCCCGTTCCGCAGCGAGAAAAACACCAACTGGGAAGGTGCTTTCCGCGTGCCTGCCGCGCTCCGCTGGCCCGGCCACATCGAGCCCGGCACCGTCAAGACCGGGATGTTCTCGGGGCTCGACTGGTTCCCGACGCTGCTTGCCGCCGCCGGCGACGCCGACATCAAGGAGCGACTGCTCGAAGGCGCCACTGTCGACGGCAAGGAGTACAAGGTCCACCTCGACGGCTATAATCAGCTTCCATACCTGACCGGCGAAACCGACGAGTCGGCCCGGAACGAGTTCTTTTACTTCAACGACGATGGCGTCATCGTCGGCCTCAGATACGAGAACTGGAAGTTCGTGTTCCAGGAGCAGCGCGAAACGGGGACGCTGAACATCTGGGCCGAGCCGTTCACGCCGCTGCGTGTCCCGAAGATCTTCGACCTGCGCTCGGATCCCTATGAGCGAGCCGACCGGACCTCGAACACCTACTATGACTGGGTGCTGGACCACGCCTTCCTGCTGGTGCCGGCTCAGGCGGAAGTCGCGCGGTTCTTCTCGACCTTCGAGGAATATCCGCCGTCGCAGCGGGCTGCGAGCTTCTCGGTCGACCAGATCCAGGAGCAGCTTGAGAACACTTTGAGCGGCATGGTTCAGTAA
- a CDS encoding HAD family hydrolase: MRRILALAALFALPGFAHADPLPSWNDGDAKAAIVEFVESVTDAAADTYVTPADRIAVFDNDGTLWAEQPVYFQFLYALDKLKEMAAADPSILTSDLLKSAAAGDMKAIAASGTEGMLEIAMVSHSGMATDDFKASVRSWLDTARHPETGMAYDRMIYQPMLELLAYLRDEDFRTFIVSGGGIDFIRVFSQEAYNIPPDQVIGTSGNARYEVADGTPAIMKDPGIFFIDDKEGKPVAIESRLGKRPILAAGNSDGDFQMLEWTTAGDGPRLGLIVHHTDAEREFAYDRDGAVGKLARGLDEAGTRGWLLVDMQDDWATVWPGSR, encoded by the coding sequence ATGCGCCGCATCCTTGCCCTCGCTGCACTGTTCGCTCTGCCGGGCTTTGCCCACGCGGATCCGCTTCCCTCCTGGAACGACGGGGACGCCAAGGCCGCCATCGTCGAATTCGTCGAGAGCGTCACCGATGCCGCCGCCGACACCTACGTCACCCCCGCCGACCGGATCGCCGTCTTCGACAATGACGGCACATTGTGGGCCGAGCAGCCGGTCTACTTCCAGTTCCTCTACGCGCTGGACAAACTGAAGGAGATGGCCGCCGCCGACCCCTCGATCCTGACATCGGACCTGCTGAAATCGGCGGCCGCCGGCGACATGAAGGCGATCGCCGCAAGCGGGACGGAGGGGATGCTCGAAATTGCCATGGTCAGTCATTCGGGAATGGCAACCGATGACTTCAAGGCCAGCGTCCGCAGCTGGCTCGACACCGCACGCCACCCCGAGACCGGGATGGCCTACGACAGGATGATCTACCAGCCGATGCTGGAGCTTCTCGCCTACCTGCGCGACGAGGACTTCCGCACCTTCATCGTTTCGGGCGGCGGGATCGACTTCATCCGCGTCTTCTCGCAGGAGGCCTACAACATCCCGCCAGATCAGGTTATCGGCACCTCCGGCAACGCGCGCTACGAGGTCGCCGATGGAACGCCTGCGATCATGAAGGACCCCGGCATCTTCTTCATCGACGACAAGGAGGGAAAGCCGGTCGCAATCGAGAGCCGCCTCGGCAAGCGCCCGATCCTCGCTGCCGGCAATTCTGATGGCGATTTCCAGATGCTGGAATGGACGACCGCCGGGGACGGACCGCGGCTCGGCCTGATCGTTCACCACACCGATGCCGAGCGCGAGTTCGCCTATGATCGCGACGGCGCCGTCGGCAAGCTCGCGCGCGGTCTCGACGAGGCCGGGACGCGCGGCTGGCTCCTCGTCGACATGCAGGACGACTGGGCTACAGTCTGGCCCGGCAGTCGTTGA
- a CDS encoding formylglycine-generating enzyme family protein — protein MILTRSAVILCALGATGFAAGVVFATEGTSVPFAQSAPVALAAAACPERPQATGEVFIKGGAFTMGSDSDRPEERMAHDVLVSDFFIDRTEVTNAEFAAFVKETGYITIAERGIGAAGRGKLPDALLQPGGMVFAPPTEPVGDFTDVSRWWRWAKGASWRHPEGPGSTIEDRDHHPVVQVSIEDAYAYAKWAGRALPTEAQWEYAARGGLKDKRYTWGNTYDEADADKANTWQGAFPTNDEQIDGAHGTAAVGCYEANGYGLYDMAGNVWEYAQNWWVPGHPAVAATDPLGPTVREALTHGTALGPQVTVKGGSWLCAPVYCARFRPSARQPQELALGSNHIGFRTVRLPGSRVRTTDVP, from the coding sequence GTGATACTGACACGATCCGCCGTTATTCTCTGCGCGCTCGGTGCCACGGGGTTCGCCGCCGGGGTCGTATTCGCGACCGAAGGGACATCGGTGCCCTTCGCGCAATCAGCTCCTGTCGCCTTGGCCGCGGCCGCCTGCCCGGAACGGCCCCAGGCCACCGGAGAGGTGTTCATCAAGGGCGGCGCGTTCACCATGGGCTCCGACAGCGACCGGCCGGAGGAGCGAATGGCCCACGACGTCCTGGTCTCGGACTTTTTCATTGACCGGACGGAGGTGACGAACGCCGAATTCGCCGCGTTCGTGAAAGAAACCGGTTACATCACGATCGCCGAGCGCGGCATCGGCGCGGCCGGTCGCGGAAAGCTGCCCGACGCGCTGCTGCAGCCGGGCGGCATGGTGTTCGCCCCGCCCACCGAGCCGGTCGGCGACTTCACGGACGTTTCCAGGTGGTGGCGATGGGCGAAAGGGGCCAGCTGGCGCCATCCGGAGGGCCCCGGCAGCACCATCGAGGACCGGGACCATCATCCGGTCGTGCAGGTCTCGATTGAGGATGCGTATGCCTACGCCAAATGGGCCGGCCGCGCGCTGCCGACCGAGGCGCAGTGGGAATACGCCGCGCGCGGCGGCCTGAAAGATAAGCGCTACACCTGGGGCAACACCTACGACGAGGCCGACGCCGACAAGGCGAACACATGGCAGGGCGCGTTCCCGACCAACGACGAGCAGATCGACGGTGCCCACGGCACGGCCGCGGTCGGATGCTATGAGGCGAACGGATATGGCCTTTACGACATGGCAGGCAACGTCTGGGAGTATGCGCAGAACTGGTGGGTGCCTGGCCACCCTGCCGTTGCTGCGACCGACCCCCTCGGCCCGACCGTTCGCGAAGCCTTGACCCATGGCACGGCGCTCGGCCCGCAGGTGACGGTCAAGGGCGGTTCATGGCTGTGTGCGCCCGTCTATTGCGCGCGCTTCAGGCCCTCGGCCCGGCAGCCCCAGGAGCTCGCCCTCGGATCAAATCACATCGGCTTTCGAACCGTGCGGCTCCCCGGCAGTCGAGTGCGAACGACCGATGTCCCATAA